The genomic segment GTCCGTCTTCATCCGTTTCCAGACGCCGAGCGGCTCCTCCCCTGGCACGGTCCTGCGGTCGATCGTCAGCGTGCAGGCGCCGGGAATCGTGTTGGGTGCGTCTCCGCCCTCGATCTGCGCGATGCAATGCGTCGGCGGCCCGACGAGCGGATGCCGCAGCGCCTCGTAGCCAGGTTCGATGACCTCGCGCAGATAGCGCACGATCTCCATCGCTTGCTCGATCGCGTTGACGCCCTTGCTCGGATCCGAGCTATGGCCGGCGACGCCGCGCGCCTCGATGCGGAAGCGGACGCAGCCTTTGTGCGCCACGACCCGGCTGAGCCCCGTCGGCTCGCCGACGATCGCGGCCTCGTAGCGGAGCTCGCCCGCCTCGATCGCCTGGGCCAGCCTCGCAACGCCAGCATAGCGGTATTCCTCGTCGACGACGGCCGCGAGATGCACGCCGATCGTCGGCTTGCGTCCGCTGCGGGCGAACGTGCCGAGCACGACCAGCATCGCGGCCAGCGACGCTTTGGTATCGCAGGCGCCTCTTCCGTACAACCGACCCGACGCCGTCTTCGCGCCGAAGGGCTCGATCGTCATGCCGGTCGTCTGCACCGTGTCCATATGCGCTTCCAGCAGCAATGTTCTGCCGGCGCGAGTGCCGGGCAGCATGCCGATGACGTTGCTTCGGCCTTCCGAGACAGGCTGCTCGATGCATCTGATGCGGTTGCTCTCCAGGTAGTTTCGGACATATGCGGCGACTTCGGCCTCGCCCGTTCCGCCGGGGAAAGCCGGATTCACGCTGGGGATCGCCACGAGGTCCCGAAGCACTCGCCAGATCTCTTCGCGATCAACGATCGGAACAACCATCTTCTTCCCCCTCTTCTTTAGTAGCAGCAGCCGCGGGCGTCGATCCGGAGCCATTGGTCCAGTTCCCCGCCGCGCACGCCGGCTACCCGGTCGCACAGGTTCGGGAGCACGCAGGAATGATTCGGGATTAGCTCCAGCCGGTCGCCGACCTTAATCTGTTCCGATGCCGGATCGAACGCCAGGAAACCGTGCTCCTCGTTTAAGCCTTCTATCCGGATGCCTGGA from the Cohnella hashimotonis genome contains:
- a CDS encoding M20 family metallopeptidase — its product is MVVPIVDREEIWRVLRDLVAIPSVNPAFPGGTGEAEVAAYVRNYLESNRIRCIEQPVSEGRSNVIGMLPGTRAGRTLLLEAHMDTVQTTGMTIEPFGAKTASGRLYGRGACDTKASLAAMLVVLGTFARSGRKPTIGVHLAAVVDEEYRYAGVARLAQAIEAGELRYEAAIVGEPTGLSRVVAHKGCVRFRIEARGVAGHSSDPSKGVNAIEQAMEIVRYLREVIEPGYEALRHPLVGPPTHCIAQIEGGDAPNTIPGACTLTIDRRTVPGEEPLGVWKRMKTDLERFARETPGLALAVHEPFIIDYAMEIRTDESVVGRLAQAVNLVKRGTAEHGAAYGTDASKLARVGVPSIVFGPGDIRQAHTDDEWVELAEVCAAADALAALIANYGNEEGEEETA